The Bacteroidota bacterium genome includes a region encoding these proteins:
- a CDS encoding acyl-CoA desaturase — protein MTIFLIFFIAHWYLSLFCQTFFLHRYAAHSMFTMSKGWEKFFYILTWLTQGSSYLSPYAYGILHRLHHAFTDTEEDPHSPSYTKGLFPLMWKTKIIYNDIENYRLKVDEKFMKNLPMWRSFDHFASSRLSRLGWVAIYIVIYAFIATQWWMWLLLPITILTGPVHGAIINYFAHKYGYRNFDTPDTSKNFLPIDLIMMGESYHNNHHKLLARPNFGIKWFEIDPTYPVIRLLSALKVIRLNQEPQP, from the coding sequence ATGACCATCTTCCTAATTTTTTTTATAGCTCATTGGTATCTTTCACTCTTTTGTCAAACTTTCTTCCTACATCGTTATGCAGCACATAGTATGTTTACCATGTCGAAAGGTTGGGAAAAATTCTTTTATATACTTACCTGGTTAACACAAGGGTCTTCTTATTTAAGCCCTTATGCTTATGGTATTTTACACAGATTGCACCATGCTTTTACCGATACGGAAGAAGATCCACATTCACCGAGTTATACAAAAGGATTGTTTCCGTTGATGTGGAAGACCAAAATAATCTATAACGATATTGAAAACTATCGACTCAAGGTAGATGAAAAATTCATGAAAAACCTCCCAATGTGGCGCAGTTTTGACCATTTTGCAAGTAGTCGTTTAAGCCGTTTGGGTTGGGTCGCGATTTACATTGTTATTTATGCATTTATCGCTACACAATGGTGGATGTGGTTATTATTACCAATAACTATACTTACCGGTCCGGTTCATGGTGCCATCATCAATTATTTTGCACATAAATATGGCTACAGGAATTTCGATACGCCTGATACATCCAAGAATTTCTTACCTATTGATCTTATTATGATGGGTGAGAGTTATCACAATAATCATCATAAATTATTGGCCAGACCTAATTTTGGAATCAAATGGTTCGAAATTGATCCTACTTATCCTGTTATACGATTGTTAAGTGCGCTTAAAGTGATCAGGCTGAATCAGGAACCGCAACCCTGA
- a CDS encoding DinB family protein: MQSMLEKQYQILVNNYDQLLNLCEKLNYAGLNDPITSGKWSVAQILTHINISISITTAYLVKKIQYPEKIPNTNFTTGLRSVLLNAALRSDIKFKAPKVVSAVPEINSIEKIEFEWQTQKKLLFDLLESFPPHLLNKAVFRHPLAGRITLKQTLEFLNLHLLHHKRQIESYLNERK, encoded by the coding sequence ATGCAATCTATGCTGGAAAAACAATATCAGATTTTAGTAAATAATTATGATCAACTATTAAATTTATGTGAGAAGTTAAACTACGCCGGTTTAAATGATCCCATTACAAGTGGCAAATGGTCGGTTGCACAAATACTTACACATATAAATATATCTATCAGTATTACTACAGCATATTTAGTAAAAAAAATTCAATATCCTGAAAAAATACCCAATACAAATTTTACCACAGGTTTGAGATCAGTTTTACTCAATGCAGCACTGAGAAGTGATATAAAGTTTAAAGCTCCGAAAGTTGTGAGTGCGGTTCCGGAAATCAATTCCATAGAAAAAATTGAATTTGAGTGGCAAACTCAAAAAAAGTTGCTTTTCGACCTTTTGGAGTCATTTCCTCCCCATTTACTCAATAAAGCAGTGTTTCGCCATCCTTTAGCCGGGCGAATAACCTTAAAACAGACCTTGGAATTCCTGAATTTGCACCTTTTGCACCATAAAAGGCAGATAGAAAGCTACCTGAACGAACGAAAATAG
- a CDS encoding YbaB/EbfC family nucleoid-associated protein, translating to MKKAMEMKKRMDEIQARLDLISVEGESGDGKYKVLVTVTGTKRVKHISISDELMQSGDKEHLEDLLLIAIERAMEKAQSVSEAEARSAAMGGGLSGLFGM from the coding sequence ATGAAAAAAGCTATGGAAATGAAAAAGAGGATGGATGAAATACAGGCCAGACTTGATCTAATTTCGGTGGAAGGCGAATCCGGTGACGGAAAATACAAGGTTTTAGTAACTGTTACCGGCACAAAAAGGGTTAAACATATCTCCATTAGCGACGAATTAATGCAAAGTGGCGATAAAGAACATCTGGAAGATCTGCTGCTTATAGCTATAGAAAGGGCGATGGAAAAAGCTCAAAGCGTTTCAGAAGCCGAAGCCCGATCGGCAGCAATGGGTGGAGGATTATCGGGGTTGTTTGGGATGTGA
- a CDS encoding metallophosphoesterase, with product MSILLYFNFKLQEKIKIPRQLLMAIFFLLFIPKIFTSLFLLMEDAVRLIKLGVNGVISLIGNSEFIFGTSRSEIWSVIALSFAAVLTLTFVYGAIFNVYNYKIRKVPVKLLKLPKNFNGLKVVQISDIHSGSLSDTKAVQKAVDKINGLNPDLMFFTGDLVNNIAAEAVDFVEIFAQLKAVHGVYSILGNHDYGDYMLWSNPEDKIANLETLKDLHKQMGWRLLLNEHVQIEKDGEKIVVAGVENWSARGRFHTYGKLENALDGIQDAFTVLLLSHDPSHWEAEILDHPAKVDITFSGHTHGMQFGFEFLNIKWSPVKYFYKQWAGLYSKKEQHLYVNRGFGVIGYPGRVGILPEITLFTLHSAN from the coding sequence ATGAGTATCCTGCTTTATTTTAATTTTAAGTTACAGGAAAAAATTAAAATTCCGCGCCAATTGTTGATGGCAATTTTCTTTTTATTATTTATTCCGAAAATTTTCACATCGCTTTTTTTGTTAATGGAAGATGCAGTGAGATTGATCAAATTAGGTGTGAATGGAGTAATATCGCTAATCGGAAACTCAGAATTTATCTTCGGCACAAGCCGATCAGAAATTTGGAGTGTTATCGCACTTTCATTTGCCGCTGTATTAACGCTCACCTTTGTTTACGGGGCAATTTTTAATGTATATAATTATAAAATTCGAAAGGTTCCTGTGAAATTATTAAAACTTCCAAAAAATTTCAACGGATTAAAAGTGGTACAGATATCCGATATTCATTCCGGAAGTTTATCAGATACTAAAGCAGTACAAAAAGCGGTAGATAAAATAAATGGATTAAACCCTGATCTTATGTTTTTTACCGGTGACCTTGTAAATAATATCGCAGCAGAAGCAGTGGATTTTGTGGAGATATTCGCCCAATTAAAAGCAGTGCACGGTGTGTATTCCATACTTGGAAATCACGATTACGGAGATTATATGTTATGGTCAAATCCTGAAGATAAAATTGCAAACCTGGAAACATTAAAAGACCTGCATAAGCAGATGGGATGGAGATTATTGCTCAACGAACATGTACAAATTGAAAAGGATGGAGAAAAAATTGTTGTTGCAGGAGTTGAAAACTGGTCGGCAAGAGGAAGATTCCATACTTATGGTAAATTAGAAAATGCATTAGACGGAATTCAGGATGCATTTACTGTATTATTATTATCTCACGATCCATCTCATTGGGAAGCAGAAATTTTAGACCATCCGGCAAAAGTGGATATTACGTTTTCCGGACATACCCATGGAATGCAGTTTGGTTTTGAATTTTTGAATATAAAATGGAGCCCTGTTAAATATTTTTATAAACAATGGGCGGGATTATATTCCAAAAAAGAACAACATCTTTATGTGAACCGGGGTTTTGGAGTAATCGGATATCCTGGTAGGGTTGGGATTTTGCCTGAAATAACTTTATTCACTTTACACAGTGCAAACTAA
- a CDS encoding CoA transferase produces the protein MLRDLKVVELAGVLAGPAVGMFFAELGAQVIKVENPKTNGDITRKWKLPEEDTTSPTSAYFASVNWNKQHVFLDYSKENDLQNIYLIIKEADVLICNWKMSDAVKYKLDYETIKTISPGIIYANISGFGDADPRVAYDIVLQAETGWMFMNGTPENKAQKIPVAIVDLFAAHQLKEGILVACIKKLQSGKGAYVSVSLFDAAIASLANQAANYLNTGIIPQPIGSLHPNIAPYGEIIATGDGKEFVLAIGSDKQFYALCKLMDYKELITDERFNANSARVINRAILLDLIKDRFLQFKSDDLKNKCNLLKIPLGEIRDMQQVFTQSAAIDLILKDAVGKRVRSAIFKISTEE, from the coding sequence ATGTTACGCGATCTGAAGGTAGTAGAATTAGCGGGAGTGCTTGCAGGACCTGCGGTAGGGATGTTTTTTGCAGAATTAGGTGCTCAGGTTATAAAAGTGGAAAATCCCAAAACCAATGGAGATATTACCCGCAAATGGAAGTTGCCGGAGGAGGATACAACATCACCAACTTCCGCTTATTTCGCCTCGGTGAACTGGAACAAACAACATGTTTTTCTCGATTATTCCAAAGAAAATGACCTGCAGAATATTTATTTAATTATTAAGGAAGCTGATGTATTGATATGCAATTGGAAAATGTCGGATGCGGTTAAATATAAACTGGACTATGAAACAATTAAAACAATAAGCCCGGGAATTATATATGCAAATATTTCAGGTTTTGGCGATGCTGATCCAAGAGTTGCATATGATATTGTATTGCAGGCAGAAACCGGTTGGATGTTCATGAATGGAACTCCGGAAAACAAAGCCCAAAAAATACCTGTTGCAATTGTTGATCTTTTTGCTGCACATCAATTAAAGGAAGGCATTTTAGTTGCCTGTATCAAAAAATTGCAAAGTGGTAAAGGTGCATACGTTTCTGTATCTTTATTTGATGCAGCCATTGCTTCCCTGGCAAATCAGGCGGCAAACTATTTAAATACAGGTATAATTCCTCAGCCTATCGGTTCATTACATCCTAATATTGCCCCTTATGGGGAAATTATTGCGACAGGGGATGGAAAGGAATTTGTTTTGGCAATTGGTAGCGACAAACAATTTTATGCGTTGTGTAAATTAATGGACTATAAAGAATTAATTACCGATGAGCGGTTTAATGCCAATTCCGCAAGAGTAATTAATCGCGCGATTTTATTGGATTTAATAAAGGATAGATTCCTCCAATTTAAAAGCGATGATCTGAAAAATAAATGTAACCTGCTAAAAATACCTTTAGGTGAAATACGCGATATGCAACAAGTATTTACCCAAAGCGCTGCTATCGATCTTATATTAAAGGATGCAGTTGGAAAACGCGTGCGTTCAGCAATTTTTAAGATCAGCACTGAGGAGTGA